The sequence below is a genomic window from Acidimicrobiales bacterium.
AACGAGGTCGTCATGTTCACCGTGCCGAGGTGCTCGTCGGGGAGGGGGAAGTCCTCGCGGGTGTGGCCGCCGCGGCTCTCGGTTCGCTCGATCGCGGAGAGCGTCGTGCAGCGGGCGATCGAAAGCATCGACTCGAGGTCGAGGGCGAGGTGCCAGCCGGGGTTGAACTGGCGGTGGCCGTCGACGCCGATGCCCGGCAGCTTCTCGTCGTACTCGCCGAGCTTTTCGCGTGCCGCGACGAGCTCGGACTCGGTGCGGATGATTCCGACGAGGTCCTGCATCGTGTCCTGCAGCTCGTGGTGGAGCGAGTAGGGGTTCTGCTCGGACTCGTGCTCGAAGTAGCTGAGCGCGTTGCGGCAGATCTCGTCCACCTCGGCCTCGGAGGCGACGGCGTCACCGGAGACCGACTTCGCGTGCTCCGCGGCGTACAGGCCGGCGCGCCGGCCGAAGACGAGCAGGTCCGAGAGCGAGTTGCCACCGAGGCGGTTGGCGCCGTGCATCCCGCCGGCGACCTCGCCGGCGGCGAACAGGCCGGGCACCGTCGTCTGCGCGGTGTCGGCCTCGACCTTCACGCCGCCCATGATGTAGTGCAGCGTCGGCCCGATCTCCATCGCGTCGGTGGTGATGTCCACGTCGGCGAGCTCCTTGAACTGGTGGTACATCGAGGGCAGCCGGCGCTGGATGTACTCGGGGGTGCGCCGCGAGGCGATGTCGAGGTAGATGCCGCCGTGCGGGCTGCCCCGCCCCGCCTTCACCTCGGAGTTGATGGCGCGAGCGACCTCATCGCGGGGGAGGAGCTCCGGTGGGCGGCGGAAGTCCCGCTTGTTGTCGTACCACTGGTCGGCCTCCTCGATGGAGTCCGAGGTCTCGGCCTTGAAGTAGTCCGTGATGTAGCGGAACATGAAGCGCTCGTCGTCGATGTTCTTCAGCACGCCGCCATCACCGCGCACGCCCTCGGTGACGAGCAGTCCGCGCGCCGAGGGGGGCCAGATCATCCCGGTCGGGTGGAACTGCACGCACTCCATGTCGATGAGGTCCGCCCCCGCCCAGAGGGCGAGCGCGTGGCCGTCGGCCGTCGACTCCCACGAGTTGGAGGTGAACTTCCAGATCTTGCCGACGCCGCCCGCCGCGAGCACGATCGCCTTCGCATTGAAGACGACGAACTTCCCGGTCTCGCGCCACAGCCCGACGGCACCGCTGATCGCGCCGTCGGCGTTCTTCAGGAGGCGGATGATCTTGCACTCCATGAAGACCTCGATGCCCTTCGCGACGGCGCGGTGCTGCACCGTGCGCAGGAGCTCGAGGCCGGTGCGGTCGCCGACGTGCGCGAGGCGCGCGTAGCGGTGACCGCCGAAGTCGCGCTGCAGGATGCGGCCGTCGGGGGTGCGGTCGAACAGCGCCCCCCACTCCTCGAGCTCGAGGACCCGGTCGGGTGCCTCCTGCGCGTGGATCTGCGCCATCCGCCAGTTGTTCAGCATCTTGCCGCCGCGCATCGTGTCGCGGAAGTGGACCTCCCAGTTGTCCTCCGGCCAGACGTTGCCGAGCGCGGCGGCGACGCCGCCCTCGGCCATCACCGTGTGCGCCTTGCCGAGGAGCGACTTGCAGACGACGGCCGTGCGACAGCCCGCCGCGCTCGCCTCCACCGCGGCGCGCAGACCGGCGCCACCGGCGCCGATGATCAGGACATCGATGGTGTGGGTCTCGTACTCAGCCATGGCAGGGTCCTCAGAAGTGGACGAACGGGTCGGTGATGTGGCCGGCGGCCACCAGCCAGACGTAGAAGTCGGCGAAGGCGATCCACACGAGCGAGACCCAGGCCCACAGCTGGTGGCGGGCGTTCAGCTCGGAGGCGATGTTCTTCCAGAACCAGTAGCGCCCCTTGGCCTTGGCGAAGGATTTGAGGCCGCCGCCGCAGAGGTGACGGCAGGAGTGACAGCCGAGGGTGTAGGCCCAGATGAAGATCGCGTTGAGGATGAGGATCGCCGTGCCGACCCCGATGCCGAGGCCCTGCGGGGAGCGGAAAGCGGCGATCGCGTCCCAGGTGAGGATCGAGGCGAAGGCGACCGCGAAGTACCACATGTAGCGGTGGAGGTTCTGGGCGAGGAGGGGGAAGCGGGTCTCGCCGGTGTACCTCGAGCGCAGGCCGCCGGGCTTGCTGGAGCCGGCGTCGGCGACGGCGCAGGCCGGCGGGGAGAACCAGAAGGCCCGGTAGTAGGTCTTCCGGTAGTAGTAGCAGGTCATCCGGAAGCCGAGCGGGAAGACGAGGATGAGAATCGCCGGCGAGATCCGCCACCAGCCGCCGAAGAGCGGCCCCCAGACGTAGCCCGCGGTCTCGCAGCCGTGGGTGAGGCAG
It includes:
- a CDS encoding fumarate reductase/succinate dehydrogenase flavoprotein subunit, with amino-acid sequence MAEYETHTIDVLIIGAGGAGLRAAVEASAAGCRTAVVCKSLLGKAHTVMAEGGVAAALGNVWPEDNWEVHFRDTMRGGKMLNNWRMAQIHAQEAPDRVLELEEWGALFDRTPDGRILQRDFGGHRYARLAHVGDRTGLELLRTVQHRAVAKGIEVFMECKIIRLLKNADGAISGAVGLWRETGKFVVFNAKAIVLAAGGVGKIWKFTSNSWESTADGHALALWAGADLIDMECVQFHPTGMIWPPSARGLLVTEGVRGDGGVLKNIDDERFMFRYITDYFKAETSDSIEEADQWYDNKRDFRRPPELLPRDEVARAINSEVKAGRGSPHGGIYLDIASRRTPEYIQRRLPSMYHQFKELADVDITTDAMEIGPTLHYIMGGVKVEADTAQTTVPGLFAAGEVAGGMHGANRLGGNSLSDLLVFGRRAGLYAAEHAKSVSGDAVASEAEVDEICRNALSYFEHESEQNPYSLHHELQDTMQDLVGIIRTESELVAAREKLGEYDEKLPGIGVDGHRQFNPGWHLALDLESMLSIARCTTLSAIERTESRGGHTREDFPLPDEHLGTVNMTTSFRDGTVTLRREPIAPMPDELKHLFEEAH